One Loxodonta africana isolate mLoxAfr1 chromosome 15, mLoxAfr1.hap2, whole genome shotgun sequence genomic window carries:
- the BACE1 gene encoding beta-secretase 1, producing MALVALSWLLLWVGSGVLPAHCTPHGIRLPLRSGLGGAPLGLRLPRDTDEELEDPSRRGSFVEMVDNLRGKSGQGYYVEMTVGSPPQTLNILVDTGSSNFAVGAAPHPFLHRYYQRQLSSTYRDLRKGVYVPYTQGKWEGELGTDLVSIPHGPNVTVRANIAAITESDKFFINGSNWEGILGLAYAEIARPDDSLEPFFDSLVKQTHIPNLFSLQLCGAGFPLNQSEVLASVGGSMIIGGIDHSLYTGSLWYTPIRREWYYEVIIVRVEINGQDLKMDCKEYNYDKSIVDSGTTNLRLPKKVFEAAVKSIKAASSTEKFPDGFWLGEQLVCWQAGTTPWNIFPVISLYLMGEVTNQSFRITILPQQYLRPVEDVATSQDDCYKFAISQSSTGTVMGAVIMEGFYVVFDRSRKRIGFAVSACHVHDEFRTAAVEGPFVTPDMEDCGYNIPQTDESTLMTIAYVMAAICALFMLPLCLMVCQWRCLRCLRHQHDDFADDISLLK from the exons ATGGCTCTAGTAGCCCTGTCCTGGCTCCTGCTGTGGGTGGGCTCCGGAGTGCTGCCTGCCCACTGCACTCCACACGGCATTCGTCTGCCTCTGCGGAGTGGCCTAGGTGGGGCCCCCCTGGGGCTCCGGCTGCCCCGGGACACCGATGAGGAACTGGAGGATCCCAGCCGGAGAGGCAGCTTTGTGGAGATGGTGGACAACCTAAGGGGCAAGTCAGGCCAGGGCTACTACGTGGAGATGACGGTGGGCAGCCCCCCACAGACG CTCAACATCCTGGTGGACACAGGCAGCAGTAACTTTGCAGTGGGGGCTGCCCCCCACCCGTTCCTGCATCGTTACTACCAGAGACAGCT CTCCAGCACATATCGGGACCTCCGGAAGGGTGTGTATGTGCCCTATACCCAGGGCAAGTGGGAGGGGGAGCTGGGCACCGACCTGGTGAGCATCCCCCATGGCCCCAACGTCACCGTGCGCGCCAACATCGCTGCCATCACTGAATCAGACAAGTTCTTCATCAATGGCTCCAACTGGGAGGGCATCCTGGGGCTGGCCTATGCAGAGATTGCCAGG CCCGACGACTCCCTGGAGCCCTTCTTTGACTCTCTGGTAAAGCAGACCCACATTCCCAACCTCTTCTCCCTGCAGCTCTGTGGTGCTGGCTTCCCTCTCAACCAGTCGGAGGTGCTGGCCTCTGTTGGAGGGAGCATG ATCATTGGGGGTATCGACCACTCACTGTACACGGGCAGTCTCTGGTACACGCCCATCCGGAGGGAGTGGTATTATGAGGTGATCATTGTACGGGTAGAGATCAATGGACAAGATCTGAAAATGGACTGCAAGGAG TACAACTATGACAAGAGCATCGTGGACAGTGGCACCACCAACCTTCGTTTGCCCAAGAAAGTGTTTGAAGCTGCGGTCAAATCCATCAAGGCAGCCTCCTCG ACGGAGAAGTTCCCAGATGGTTTCTGGCtaggggagcagctggtgtgctGGCAAGCAGGCACCACCCCTTGGAATATTTTCCCCGTCATCTCACTCTACCTAATGGGTGAGGTCACCAATCAGTCCTTCCGGATCACTATCCTCCCACAG CAATACCTGCGGCCAGTGGAAGACGTGGCCACATCGCAAGACGACTGTTATAAGTTCGCCATCTCCCAGTCATCCACAGGCACTGTTATGGGAGCTGTTATCATGGAGGGCTTCTATGTTGTCTTTGATCGGTCCCGAAAACGAATTGGCTTTGCTGTCAGCGCTTGCCACG TGCACGACGAGTTCAGGACAGCAGCAGTAGAAGGCCCTTTTGTCACGCCAGACATGGAAGACTGTGGCTACAACATTCCACAGACAGATGAATCAACCCTCATGACCATAGCCTATGTCATGGCTGCCATCTGCGCTCTCTTCATGCTGCCCCTCTGCCTCATGGTGTGTCAGTGGCGCTGTCTCCGCTGCCTGCGCCATCAGCACGATGACTTTGCTGACGACATCTCCCTGCTGAAGTGA